A single Lolium perenne isolate Kyuss_39 chromosome 6, Kyuss_2.0, whole genome shotgun sequence DNA region contains:
- the LOC127307422 gene encoding RING-H2 finger protein ATL8, whose protein sequence is MSSSSADVPDVAGSYRVCDTVVLFCIALACGVSVLALAVCFRRVFEQAGYAPGGAASASSGAAGRRRSSRRSGLAPSELAAIPKSTYRRCAVAGGWAQCAICLAVMPDGEVVRRLPACGHMFHVECIDTWLYSHPTCPLCRCDVGQDKV, encoded by the coding sequence ATGTCTTCCTCCAGCGCCGATGTTCCCGACGTCGCCGGCAGCTACAGGGTGTGTGACACGGTCGTGCTCTTCTGCATCGCCTTGGCGTGCGGCGTCAGCGTCCTCGCGTTGGCCGTCTGCTTCAGGCGCGTCTTCGAGCAGGCTGGGTACGCCCCGGGTGGTGCGGCGTCGGCGTCGTCCGGGGCCGCCGGCAGAAGAAGAAGCAGCCGGCGCAGCGGACTGGCGCCGTCAGAGCTGGCGGCCATCCCCAAGTCCACGTACCGGAGGTGCGCTGTTGCCGGCGGGTGGGCGCAGTGTGCGATCTGCCTCGCCGTCATGCCGGACGGGGAGGTGGTGCGGCGGCTGCCGGCGTGCGGGCACATGTTCcacgtcgagtgcatcgacacgTGGCTCTACTCGCACCCCACGTGCCCTCTATGCCGGTGCGACGTCGGCCAGGATAAAGTTTGA
- the LOC127309546 gene encoding probable BOI-related E3 ubiquitin-protein ligase 3: protein MPTSYAVAVPNQQGSQSSYMVTPPLPPTPPVGGQDQYTEFLALAAVDLAKRGATLQGTMHSHEMVAGYKRKRDEQLVPVLGAHHGQQQQTILVDDLLLNHASKLWEVLAKQRQRHMRVITSAVEDRAAKRLKAKDEEMKSIWVRNQALQDQLRVLQREAQAWHNIVGSKEAAANVLRGDLQRVLAQVVPSRGVDDANSCCWGDNQVAFHGDNENEVSKPEAATSIRRCKGCGQGKSMELLLPCRHLCMCVPCAATARVCPVCGCAKTSSICVNLS, encoded by the exons ATGCCTACGAGTTATGCAGTAGCGGTTCCCAACCAGCAGGGATCCCAGTCGTCGTACATGGTCACGCCTCCACTGCCTCCTACACCGCCGGTGGGAGGGCAGGACCAGTACACTGAGTTCCTCGCGTTGGCTGCAGTCGACCTGGCGAAGAGGGGCGCCACGCTACAGGGTACGATGCATTCGCACGAAATGGTCGCTGGCTATAAGAGGAAGCGCGACGAGCAGTTGGTCCCAGTGCTTGGCGCGCACCACGGGCAGCAGCAACAGACCATTCTCGTCGATGACCTCCTGCTCAACCAT GCATCCAAGTTGTGGGAGGTTCTGGCGAAGCAGAGGCAGAGGCACATGAGGGTGATTACCTCAGCCGTGGAGGACAGGGCGGCTAAGCGGCTCAAGGCCAAGGACGAGGAGATGAAGTCTATCTGGGTCAGGAACCAGGCGCTCCAGGACCAGCTCAGGGTTCTCCAGAGGGAGGCCCAGGCGTGGCACAACATCGTCGGGTCAAAGGAGGCAGCTGCCAACGTGCTCCGCGGCGACTTGCAGCGTGTGCTCGCGCAGGTGGTCCCTAGCcgtggtgttgatgatgccaattCCTGCTGCTGGGGGGATAACCAGGTAGCCTTCCATGGAGACAACGAGAACGAGGTGTCAAAGCCGGAGGCGGCGACGAGCATCAGGAGGTGCAAAGGGTGTGGCCAGGGCAAGTCCATGGAGTTGTTGCTACCGTGCAGGCACCTCTGCATGTGTGTTCCGTGCGCGGCCACGGCGAGGGTGTGCCCGGTGTGCGGATGTGCCAAAACCAGCAGCATCTGCGTCAACTTGTCCTGA